One window from the genome of Saccopteryx leptura isolate mSacLep1 chromosome 8, mSacLep1_pri_phased_curated, whole genome shotgun sequence encodes:
- the AHSG gene encoding alpha-2-HS-glycoprotein, producing the protein MKSLVLVLCLAQLWGCHSAPLTLGLGYRELNCDDPETEQAALVAVDYINKNLLRGYKHTLNQIDKVKVWPRRPMGEVFELEIDTLETTCHVMDPTPAGNCSVRQLTQHAVEGDCDFHVLKQDGQFSVLFAKCDSSPDSAEDVRKVCPTCPLLAPLNDTRVVHAVDAALTAFNGHKNGSYFQLVEVSRAQLVPLPASTYVEFAVVATDCVANVVTDPAKCNLPAEKQYGFCKATLTEKVGGEDVAVTCTVFQTQPQPDNTNAPNPVAASAEPAPPANPPPAAVVVGPLVVAAPPQSQPVHRTHYDLRHSFTGVASVESASGEAFQVGKSPVVVQPSLAAAAGPVIRPCPGRVRHFKI; encoded by the exons ATGAAGtccctggtcctggtcctctGCCTTGCTCAGCTCTGGGGCTGCCATTCCGCCCCTCTGACCCTGGGGCTGGGTTATAGAGAACTGAACTGTGATGACCCAGAAACAGAGCAAGCAGCCCTGGTAGCCGTGGACTACATCAATAAGAACCTTCTTCGGGGCTACAAGCACACCTTGAACCAGATTGACAAAGTGAAGGTGTGGCCTCGG CGGCCCATGGGAGAGGTGTTTGAGCTTGAAATAGACACGCTGGAAACTACCTGCCACGTAATGGACCCCACCCCCGCGGGCAACTGCTCTGTGAGGCAGCTGACGCAGCAC GCTGTGGAAGGAGACTGTGATTTCCACGTGCTGAAACAGGACGGCCAATTTTCCGTGTTGTTTGCAAAATGTGATTCCAGTCCAG ACTCGGCCGAGGACGTGCGGAAGGTGTGCCCAACCTGCCCCCTACTGGCTCCCCTGAACGATACCAGGGTGGTGCACGCTGTAGACGCTGCACTGACCGCTTTCAATGGTCACAAGAACGGCTCCTATTTTCAGCTTGTGGAAGTTTCCCGGGCTCAACTTGTG CCTTTGCCAGCTTCAACTTACGTGGAGTTTGCAGTGGTTGCCACTGACTGTGTTGCTAATGTGGTCACAGACCCAGCCAAGTGTAACTTGCCAGCGGAAAAG CAATATGGCTTCTGTAAGGCGACACTCACCGAGAAGGTTGGAGGGGAAGATGTTGCCGTGACCTGCACAGTGTTCCAAACACAG CCTCAACCAGACAACACCAATGCACCCAACCCTGTGGCGGCCTCAGCTGAGCCTGCGCCTCCTGCTAACCCACCCCCAGCTGCTGTGGTGGTGGGACCTCTGGTGGTGGCAGCTCCCCCTCAATCCCAGCCGGTGCACCGGACACACTATGACCTTCGCCATTCCTTCACGGGTGTGGCCTCAGTGGAGTCGGCCTCAGGAGAAGCATTCCAAGTGGGGAaatcacctgtggtggtgcagcctAGCTTGGCTGCTGCTGCCGGTCCAGTGATCCGCCCTTGCCCAGGGAGAGTCAGACACTTCAAGATCTAG